In a genomic window of Struthio camelus isolate bStrCam1 chromosome 20, bStrCam1.hap1, whole genome shotgun sequence:
- the HSPA5 gene encoding endoplasmic reticulum chaperone BiP, translating into MRHLLLALLLLSGARADDEEKKEDVGTVVGIDLGTTYSCVGVFKNGRVEIIANDQGNRITPSYVAFTPEGERLIGDAAKNQLTSNPENTVFDAKRLIGRTWNDPSVQQDIKYLPFKVIEKKAKPHIQVDVGGGQTKTFAPEEISAMVLTKMKETAEAYLGKKVTHAVVTVPAYFNDAQRQATKDAGTIAGLNVMRIINEPTAAAIAYGLDKREGEKNILVFDLGGGTFDVSLLTIDNGVFEVVATNGDTHLGGEDFDQRVMEHFIKLYKKKTGKDVRKDNRAVQKLRREVEKAKRALSSQHQARIEIESFFEGEDFSETLTRAKFEELNMDLFRSTMKPVQKVLEDSDLKKSDIDEIVLVGGSTRIPKIQQLVKEFFNGKEPSRGINPDEAVAYGAAVQAGVLSGDQDTGDLVLLDVCPLTLGIETVGGVMTKLIPRNTVVPTKKSQIFSTASDNQPTVTIKVYEGERPLTKDNHLLGTFDLTGIPPAPRGVPQIEVTFEIDVNGILRVTAEDKGTGNKNKITITNDQNRLTPEEIERMVNDAEKFAEEDKKLKERIDARNELESYAYSLKNQIGDKEKLGGKLSSEDKETIEKAVEEKIEWLESHQDADIEDFKAKKKELEEVVQPIVSKLYGSAGPPPGEEEAGEKDEL; encoded by the exons ATGCGGCACCTCCTGTTGGCGCTGCTGCTCCTGAGCGGCGCGCGCGCGGACGacgaggagaagaaggaggatgTGGGCACCGTGGTGGGCATCGACCTGGGCACTACCTACTCCTG CGTGGGCGTTTTCAAGAACGGCCGCGTGGAAATCATTGCCAACGACCAGGGCAATCGCATCACGCCGTCCTACGTGGCGTTCACGCCCGAGGGGGAGCGCTTGATCGGCGATGCGGCCAAGAACCAGCTCACCTCCAACCCCGAGAACACCGTGTTCGACGCCAAACGGCTCATCGGCCGCACCTGGAACGACCCCTCCGTGCAGCAGGACATCAAGTATCTGCCGTTCAAG GTTATTGAAAAGAAAGCCAAGCCCCATATTCAAGTTGATGTTGGTGGTGGACAGACAAAAACATTTGCTCCTGAAGAAATTTCTGCTATGGTTTTGACAAAGATGAAAGAAACTGCAGAGGCTTACTTGGGGAAGAAA GTTACCCATGCTGTTGTTACAGTGCCAGCCTACTTCAATGATGCTCAGCGTCAGGCTACAAAAGATGCTGGTACTATTGCTGGATTGAATGTGATGAGAATTATTAATGAGCC AACAGCTGCTGCCATTGCTTATGGATTGGACAAGAGAGAGGGCGAGAAGAATATCCTTGTATTTGACTTGGGTGGTGGAACTTTTGATGTCTCCCTCCTCACAATTGACAATGGAGTCTTTGAAGTTGTGGCTACTAATGGAGACACCCACCTGGGCGGGGAAGACTTTGATCAACGTGTTATGGAGCACTTCATCAAGCTCTACAAAAAGAAGACTGGAAAAGATGTCAGGAAGGATAACAGAGCTGTGCAGAAGTTAAGACGGGAAGTGGAGAAGGCAAAGCGAGCGTTGTCATCTCAGCATCAGGCCAGAATTGAAATAGAATCCTTTTTTGAAGGAGAGGATTTCTCTGAGACTCTTACTAGGGCCAAGTTTGAGGAACTCAACATG GATCTCTTCCGTTCTACTATGAAGCCTGTTCAGAAAGTTCTGGAAGATTCTGACCTAAAGAAATCCGATATTGATGAGATAGTTCTTGTTGGTGGCTCTACTCGCATCCCCAAAATACAGCAACTTGTTAAAGAATTCTTCAATGGCAAGGAGCCTTCTCGTGGCATTAATCCAGATGAAGCTGTAGCCTATGGTGCTGCTGTTCAGGCTGGTGTTCTCTCTGGGGACCAAGATACAG GTGACTTGGTGTTGCTGGATGTGTGTCCTTTGACACTTGGCATTGAGACAGTTGGAGGTGTAATGACTAAATTGATCCCAAGAAATACTGTTGTTCCCACAAAGAAGTCTCAGATCTTCTCCACAGCTTCTGACAACCAGCCCACTGTGACAATCAAGGTTTATGAAG GTGAGCGCCCTCTTACCAAGGATAATCATCTTCTGGGAACATTTGATTTGACGGGAATTCCTCCTGCTCCTCGTGGTGTCCCACAGATCGAAGTTACCTTTGAAATAGATGTGAACGGGATCCTGCGTGTAACAGCTGAAGATAAGGGCACTGGAAACAAAAACAAGATCACGATTACGAATGATCAGAACCGGTTGACACCAGAAGAGATTGAGAGAATGGTTAATGATGCTGAGAAGTTCGCCGAGGAAGACAAGAAGCTTAAAGAACGTATTGATGCCAGGAACGAGCTGGAAAGCTATGCCTATTCTCTGAAGAATCAGATTGGGGACAAAGAGAAGCTGGGTGGTAAGCTGTCCTCTGAAGACAAAGAAACAATAGAGAAAGCAGTAGAGGAGAAGATTGAGTGGCTTGAAAGCCATCAAGATGCTGACATTGAAGacttcaaagcaaaaaagaaggaaCTGGAAGAAGTTGTCCAGCCAATTGTTAGCAAGCTCTATGGAAGTGCAGGCCCTCCCCCTGGTGAAGaagaagcaggagagaaggaTGAATTGTAG
- the RABEPK gene encoding rab9 effector protein with kelch motifs — protein MAPRALPVLPPGRPPRPATWYRLSPRGERPRGRVGHGCLFVPGGPGRVLLLGGADAAGAFADAYFVELGPLRWAAAGWRGLRPRYEHATALPAARPPRLWVFGGAHRAGNRGCVQVLDPETGCWESPEVTGVQPLPRTFHTSSAVVGDRLYVFGGGERGAEPVRDRQLHVFDTATLTWSQPDVHGDPPSPRQGHVVAAVGTKLFIHGGLAGDIFYNDLFCIDINDLKWVKISATGDVPGGRAAHSSAVFKDHLYIFGGINPDGALDTTYKYHIEKQQWTLLQFDSPLPPGRLDHSMCVIPWRASAGSENEDSNTEAVTCEDKTGKGATVSVSDTAASPQKSQKEKAGAEDTVMHLLLIFGGMNTQGEIHRDCIVSLIE, from the exons ATGGCGCCGCGGGCGCTGCCGGTGCTGCCGCCGGggcgccccccgcggccggcgaCGTG gTACCGGCTGTCGCCGCGCGGCgagcggccccgcgggcgcgTGGGCCACGGCTGCCTCTtcgtgccgggcgggccgggccgcgtccTGCTGCTGGGCGGCGCCGACGCCGCCGGCGCCTTCGCCGACGCCTACTTCGTGGAGCTGG GCCCGCTGCGCTGGGCGGCGGCCGGCTGGCGCGGGCTGCGGCCGCGCTACGAGCACGCcacggccctgcccgccgcccgcccgccgcgcctctGGGTCTTCGGCGGCGCCCACCGCGCCGGCAACCGGGGCTGCGTCCAGGTGCTGGACCCCG AAACAGGTTGCTGGGAGAGCCCCGAAGTGACTGGCGTGCAGCCGCTGCCTCGGACGTTTCACACCTCCTCGGCGGTCGTAGGAGACCGCCTGTACGTGTTCGGAGGGGGCGAGAGAGGAGCCGAACCCGTGCGGGACCGACAGCTTCACGTCTTTGACACAG CCACCTTGACTTGGTCCCAGCCAGATGTTCATGGTGATCCCCCTTCTCCTCGGCAGGGACATGTGGTGGCTGCGGTTGGGACCAAACTTTTCATACATGGAGGTTTAGCTGGTGATATTTTTTACAATGATCTATTCTGCATTGATATAA ATGACTTGAAATGGGTTAAGATATCAGCCACAGGTGATGTCCCAGGAGGACGGGCAGCTCACTCATCAGCTGTGTTTAAAGACCACTTATACATTTTTGGTGGAATAAATCCAGATGGGGCACTAGATACTACATACAAGTATCACATAG agaagcagcagtggacGCTCTTACAGTTTgactccccgctgccccccggaaGGCTGGACCATTCCATGTGTGTCATTCCCTGGCGGGCTAGCGCTGGCAGCGAGAACGAGGACAGCAACACAGAAGCTGTCACTTGCGAAGACAAAACAGGGAAGGGAGCAACTGTGTCAGTCAGTGACACAGCTGCCTCGCCCCAGAAGAGCCAAAAGGAGAAGGCAGGTGCTGAAGACACAGTGATGCATCTGCTGTTAATATTTGGTGGGATGAATACTCAAGGGGAAATACACAGGGACTGTATTGTAAGTCTGATTGAATAG
- the PPP6C gene encoding serine/threonine-protein phosphatase 6 catalytic subunit, with protein sequence MTAAGPDRTGPDRAALPTQRGRTGRKRRSGGGRKLLRLAAGGGSRLGAPRKRWVPLLVAHRCLKMAPLDLDKYVEIARLCKYLPENDLKRLCDYVCDLLLEESNVQPVSTPVTVCGDIHGQFYDLCELFRTGGQVPDTNYIFMGDFVDRGYYSLETFTYLLALKAKWPDRITLLRGNHESRQITQVYGFYDECQTKYGNANAWRYCTKVFDMLTIAALIDEQILCVHGGLSPDIKTLDQIRTIERNQEIPHKGAFCDLVWSDPEDVDTWAISPRGAGWLFGAKVTNEFVHINNLKLICRAHQLVHEGYKFMFDEKLVTVWSAPNYCYRCGNIASIMVFKDVNTREPKLFRAVPDSERVIPPRTTTPYFL encoded by the exons ATGACGGcggccggaccggaccggaccggaccggaccgggcgGCGCTACCGACCCAGCGAGGCCGGACCGGGCGGAAGCGGCGCTCCGGCGGCGGCCGGAAGTTGCTCCGCCTTGCGGCGGGCGGCGGAAGCCGGCTCGGCGCTCCCCGGAAGCGGTGGGTCCCGCTTCTGGTGGCGCACCGCTGTCTCAAGATGGCGCCGCTGGACCTGGACAAGTACGTGGAGATCGCGCGGCTCTGCAAGTACCTGCCCGAGAACGACCTCAAG CGCCTCTGCGACTACGTGTGCGACCTGCTGCTGGAGGAGTCCAACGTGCAGCCGGTGTCCACCCCCGTCACGGTCTGCGGCGACATCCACGGGCAG TTCTATGACCTGTGCGAGCTGTTCAGGACTGGAGGTCAGGTCCCTGACACAAACTATATCTTCATG GGTGACTTTGTAGATAGAGGTTATTATAGTCTTGAGACTTTCACTTACCTTCTTGCACTAAAAGCTAAATGGCCTGATCGTATCACACTGTTACGAGGCAATCATGAAAGCAGGCAGATAACTCAAGTGTATGGATTTTATG ATGAGTGCCAAACCAAATATGGAAATGCTAATGCTTGGAGATACTGTACCAAAGTCTTTGACATGCTCACAATAGCAGCT TTAATAGATGAGCAGATTCTCTGTGTGCATGGTGGCCTGTCTCCAGACATCAAGACACTCGATCAAATTCGAACCATTGAACGTAATCAAGAAATTCCGCATAAAGGAGCCTTTTGTGACCTTGTCTGGTCTGATCCGGAAGATGTAGATACTTGGGCGATTAGTCCACGGGGAGCAGGCTGGCTGTTTGGTGCAAAGGTGACAAATGAG TTTGTTCATATCAACAACTTAAAACTCATCTGCAGAGCACATCAGCTAGTGCACGAAGGCTATAAATTCATGTTTGATGAGAAATTGGTAACGGTATGGTCTGCACCAAATTACTGCTACCGTTGTGGAAATATTGCGTCAATCATGGTCTTTAAAGATGTAAATACAAGAGAACCAAAGCTATTCCGTGCAGTTCCAGATTCAGAACGTGTAATTCCTCCTAGAACAACTACACCCTATTTCCTTTGA
- the ARPC5L gene encoding actin-related protein 2/3 complex subunit 5-like protein isoform X2, translating into MARSTLSSRFRRLDIDAYDENRFVEEPEEAAAAAAEPDAGPEVEALLRQGDTLRAFHTAIRNSPVNTKNQAMKEQAQGTMLKVLTSFKSSEIEQAVNSLDRNGIDLLMKYIYKGFEKPTENSSAILLQWHEKALAVGGLGSIVRVLTARKTV; encoded by the exons ATGGCGCGCAGCACGCTCTCGTCCCGCTTCCGCCGCCTCGACATCGACGCCTACGACGAGAACCGCTTCGTGGAGGAgcccgaggaggcggcggcggcggcggccgagcccgacgcgggccccGAGGTGGAGGCGCTGCTGCGGCA AGGCGATACGCTCCGAGCTTTCCACACAGCCATAAGGAATTCTCCTGTTAACACCAAGAACCAGGCGATGAAG GAACAGGCCCAGGGAACCATGCTTAAAGTCCTCACATCTTTTAAAAGCAGTGAAATAGAACAAGCAGTGAACTCCTTAGACAGAAATGGCATTGACTTGTTAATGAAGTACATTTATAAAGGATTTGAAAAGCCAACAGAAAATAGCAGTGCAATATTACTTCAATGGCATGAAAAG GCATTAGCAGTAGGTGGACTAGGTTCCATAGTAAGAGTTCTTACAGCAAGAAAGACTGTTTAA
- the ARPC5L gene encoding actin-related protein 2/3 complex subunit 5-like protein isoform X1 yields the protein MARSTLSSRFRRLDIDAYDENRFVEEPEEAAAAAAEPDAGPEFVYKIVGWVGVSYDGANNRPARVLDLLCCTGDTLRAFHTAIRNSPVNTKNQAMKEQAQGTMLKVLTSFKSSEIEQAVNSLDRNGIDLLMKYIYKGFEKPTENSSAILLQWHEKALAVGGLGSIVRVLTARKTV from the exons ATGGCGCGCAGCACGCTCTCGTCCCGCTTCCGCCGCCTCGACATCGACGCCTACGACGAGAACCGCTTCGTGGAGGAgcccgaggaggcggcggcggcggcggccgagcccgacgcgggccccGAG TTTGTATACAAGATTGTCGGTTGGGTTGGAGTGAGTTATGATGGTGCCAATAACCGACCGGCTCGAGTCCTTGACTTGCTGTGCTGCACAGGCGATACGCTCCGAGCTTTCCACACAGCCATAAGGAATTCTCCTGTTAACACCAAGAACCAGGCGATGAAG GAACAGGCCCAGGGAACCATGCTTAAAGTCCTCACATCTTTTAAAAGCAGTGAAATAGAACAAGCAGTGAACTCCTTAGACAGAAATGGCATTGACTTGTTAATGAAGTACATTTATAAAGGATTTGAAAAGCCAACAGAAAATAGCAGTGCAATATTACTTCAATGGCATGAAAAG GCATTAGCAGTAGGTGGACTAGGTTCCATAGTAAGAGTTCTTACAGCAAGAAAGACTGTTTAA